Proteins encoded by one window of Dendropsophus ebraccatus isolate aDenEbr1 chromosome 4, aDenEbr1.pat, whole genome shotgun sequence:
- the LOC138789149 gene encoding secreted frizzled-related protein 5-like, whose protein sequence is MAIPRHMPLCYGIGYNEMRIPNLLEHETMAEVIQQSSSWLPLLARECHPDARIFLCSLFAPICLEGIIKPCRSLCEAVRNSCAPIMACYGYPWPEILKCEQFPIDHGMCISTITNDTSSSGRMVPRASCRDCELDEASSHKEILDTFCTNDFTAKVRITKRNMTSSSVSDFDMDSRVDIIKHGPLTRGDIFPKLQQWLDLDATCVQNIMRGTRMGTYVISGDVQEDKIVVHNAYAWQKRNKNLHFAVKKWKHHRCRV, encoded by the exons ATGGCTATCCCGAGGCACATGCCCTTATGCTATGGCATAGGATATAATGAGATGAGGATACCTAACCTGCTGGAGCATGAGACAATGGCAGAGGTGATTCAGCAATCCTCCAGTTGGCTGCCGCTGCTTGCACGTGAATGCCACCCGGATGCCAGGATCTTCCTGTGCTCACTCTTCGCACCTATATGTCTGGAAGG GATTATAAAACCGTGCCGGAGCCTGTGTGAGGCGGTGAGGAACAGCTGTGCCCCCATCATGGCGTGCTATGGGTACCCATGGCCAGAGATACTGAAATGTGAACAGTTCCCTATTGACCATGGGATGTGCATCTCCACAATTACCAATGACACAAGCAGCAGTGGAAGAA TGGTGCCCCGTGCCAGCTGCAGGGACTGTGAACTGGATGAGGCCAGCTCTCACAAGGAGATCCTGGATACGTTCTGCACTAATGACTTCA CTGCAAAAGTTCGTATCACAAAAAGGAATATGACATCCAGCTCCGTTTCTGACTTTGACATGGATTCCAGAGTGGACATTATAAAGCATGGCCCGCTAACCAGAGGTGATATCTTCCCCAAACTTCAACAGTGGCTGGACCTGGATGCCACCTGTGTGCAGAACATCATGCGTGGGACCCGGATGGGCACTTATGTCATCAGTGGAGACGTGCAAGAAGACAAAATAGTTGTGCATAACGCCTATGCTTGGCAGAAGAGGAACAAGAATCTGCACTTTGCTGTTAAGAAATGGAAGCATCACAGATGCAGAGTGTAG